In Ascaphus truei isolate aAscTru1 chromosome 7, aAscTru1.hap1, whole genome shotgun sequence, one genomic interval encodes:
- the LOC142499420 gene encoding proton-coupled zinc antiporter SLC30A1-like, translated as MLASLTPSSLLLASGLTLHLWDHDCLLHATCPALLYLDPVLCLVSVTVMVASAYSDLVQNGSLLLQAVPPCVDLLGLKQGLNSLCGPGGHHELHVWALAPDQAVASFHLYCTGPEAYQDLLAQAQPLLNRHGVKVFTVQPEFGVSGASGSCTLSCGPACTGHLCCDPREPKIGS; from the coding sequence ATGCTAGCCTCCCTGACTCCCTCCTCCTTGCTGCTGGCCAGCGGGCTCACTCTGCACTTGTGGGACCATGACTGCCTCCTCCACGCTACCTGCCCAGCTCTTCTCTACCTGGACCCCGTCCTGTGCTTGGTGTCTGTAACCGTGATGGTGGCTTCGGCCTACTCCGACCTTGTTCAAAATGGCTCTCTCTTACTGCAGGCCGTGCCACCCTGTGTCGACCTACTTGGCCTCAAGCAAGGCCTGAACTCCCTCTGTGGCCCGGGGGGCCACCATGAGCTCCACGTGTGGGCCCTGGCCCCAGACCAGGCTGTGGCCTCATTCCACCTCTACTGCACAGGGCCTGAGGCCTACCAGGACTTGCTGGCCCAGGCCCAACCCCTGTTAAATCGCCACGGTGTCAAGGTGTTTACTGTGCAGCCGGAGTTCGGGGTCTCTGGGGCTTCAGGCTCCTGCACCCTGTCCTGCGGCCCTGCCTGCACTGGTCACCTCTGCTGTGACCCCCGGGAGCCAAAGATCGGGTCTTGA